The genomic stretch TTGGAGGAATTTGGGCAAATGAGTCGTGGGGACGATACTGGGGTTGGGATCCAAAAGAGACGTGGTCTTTTGTTTCCATTATTGTTTATGCGTTTATTTTGCACTTGAGGTTTATTCCTAAATTGAACTCTGTGTTTGTCTTTTCAGTGGCATCATTGCTTGGTTTTTCTTCTATTATAATGACATACTTCGGCGTCAATTTTTACCTCACAGGTATGCACTCTTACGCAGCTTCTGGCGAGCACCCTAGTGTTCCTAGCTTTGTTTACTATACGCTATTTTTAGTTTTGAGCGTATGTGCATTGGCGTATAGAGGGCGAGACGTTAAAACGATTTGATAATTTACATGTAAAGGATAAAAATGAAAAAAGAACTCTTAATGTTAATAGCGTGTGCGGTTATGGCAAACGCAGGATTTATTAAAGAAGGAATGGAAGCGCAAGAGAGTGGCGACCATAAAAAATTGATTGAGATTTATGACAAAGCGTGCAGTGAAGGAAAAGCATCAGGATGCTATAACCTTGCAGTTTTGTATGTTGAAGGTACGGGCAATGTTGCGCAAGACTATGACAAAGCTATTAAACTTTACACCAAAGCATGCGATGACAACTTTGCTTCAGCATGCCATAATTTAGGTCTTTTGTATGCAGGTGGCATTGGCGTGAAGCAAGATTTTGCGAAAGCGAGTGAACTCTATACCAAAGCGTGTGCTGAAAATGAAGGTTGTACCAATTTAGGTCTTTTATATGCCAATGGTGCAGGTGTCAAACAAGACTATGCGAAAGCGATTGAGCTTTATACCAAAGCGTGCAAGAATGAAGATTTGATGGGGTGCAATAACTTAGGTTTCCTTTATGCTGGAGGCAAAGGGGTTACTCAAGATTATAAAAAAGCGAGTGAATACTACCAAAAAACATGTGACGGTGATATCGCTGTTGGGTGTGACAATCTTGGACTTTTATATGCAACAGGTAAAGGGGTTGTTCAAGATTATAAAAAATCGAGCCAATTTTATGAAAAGGCTTGCAAAAGTGGGTATGAGCAAGGGTGCAATAACCTTGGGATTTTATATGCCGAGGGAAAAGGTGTCAGTGCGGACAATGCCAAAGCTAAAGAGCTTTTTAAAAGCAGTTGCGACAAAGGTCTAAAAATTGCGTGTGAAAACGCTCAACTACTCGAGACAATTACCAAATAATAAACTTTACATGTAAAAGGGATCACAATGGTTTTTCGAGTTATTTTAACGCTACTTTGTTTATGGAATCTTGCAAATGCGGAGATGTTTCAAAGTGTTCCAGAGGCGAATGCAACGCTCATTCAATCAGGCAAAGATAAGTACTCATGTCCTAATTGCGGCATGCACTTGGTCAAGTTTTACAAAACAAGCCATGCACACGAAAATCATCAGTATTGCTCCATTCACTGTTTGTATGAAGCAACACTTGGCGTGATTCCTGAAGATGCTAAAGTGGTCGATACCATTACGTTGGAGCTGATTGATGTCAAAAAAGCGTTTTATGTTGTTGGCAGCAAAGTCAAAGGTACGATGACGCGTACGAGTAGTTACGCCTTTGGAAGTGAAAAAGATGCACTCACTTTTGTTTCTGACAATGGTGGCAAGGTGATGAGTTTTAAAGAAGCGTATGCCATAGCAGCAGAAGATTTCCCTAAAGATTTTGCAAAACCGGTAGCTAAAGTAGAAAAAATAGACACTCCATCAGATGCGAAATGCCCTGTATGCGGGATGTTTGTTGCTAAGTATCCCCAATGGGTTGCGATGGCTGATGGCGAGAAAAAGTTTTACTTTGATGGCGTTAAAGACATGATGAAGTACTATTTCTCTCAAAAATTAAGTGCTGAAAAGCTTTATGTGAGCGATTATTATAAGCTCTCAAAATTGCAAGCCCAAAAAGCCTTTTATGTGATGGGCTCAAATGTGTACGGGCCAATGGGTAGCGAACTCATTCCTTTTGCTACGCAAGAAGAGGCACAAAATTTTGCACGCGATCATAATGGTCAAAAGATCATTGGCTTTGATGACATTACCGAAAAAATGGTCAAAGACTTATGAGGTTTTTAACCATGCTCGCTGCCTTCTTTGCCATCTTTTACCTTGTCATTGTGGTGCATGCGTTTAGTTATCCTCGTCAACAACAAGCTGAAGATATTGAAGCACTCTCTTTACATGTAAAAGATACCAAGCTCTCATTGAGCTTTCCAACAAACGAATACCAAAGGTTTGTGTATGCCCAGTAAAAACTTTGTAGAGTATGCTATTTTATTGCTCTTTAAAGACAGAAATGACCATCTTTTTAGCTTTTTAATCTTCTCGTTTATTGTTTTTATCCTCAGTTCGGTGCTTTTTGTCTCTGATTCGTTGCAGTATGATTTGATTAAAAGTATCAAGTCACAGCCTCAAATTGTCGTGGAAAATACAAGGGCAGGGCGCGCTTATGAGATGCACGATGGTTACATCTATGACATCTCTAGAATCACAGGGGTAAGCAGTGTCGAAGGCGCTGTCGATGGCTATTACTACTTTGGGCAAAAGCGTCTTTGGTTTCATATCATTGGCGATCCAAACTTGGCAAAAGATGAGATGCTCATCGGTCAAGGGGTACAAAAAGCGATGGCGGAGCTTTACTATGAAGATGTCTTTCACTTTTTAACCGAAGAGCGCATGATTAAAGTAAAAATCAACAAAATTGCCCCTAAAGGCACAAACATTATCTCTAACGATGCGATCTACCTAAATCCAAATACTGCAAGAGCTGTTTTGGGCATGGAGGTGGATGAGTACTCCAAGCTTTATGTAACCGTTCCAAATCCAAATGAAGTCGGTGAAATTGCACTTAAAATTGTTGAGATTTACCCTACCGCTAAGGCAACCTCACAAGCCGATGCCATAGGCGCAGTGCATCATCTTTACTACTACAAAGGTGGTATTTTTATGATTCTCTACGTGATTTCAATGGTTTCGTTTTTCATTCTTCTTAAAAATCAGATCAGTTTAGTGTATGGCGAAAAGAAAAAAGAGATAGCGATTTTACGTAGCCTTGGTTTTTGCATCAAAGACATCATCGCGCTTAAATTTATCCAAAATATTGTTGTCTCAGTGAGTGCTTACCTGCTAGGAATTGCGCTTGCTTATGTGTATGTTTTTATGGCAAATGCGCCTTTTCTTCGCAATATCTTTTTAGGAAGTGAGCTTGAAAACAGCATTTCGCTCACGCCTGTCATCGACCTCAATTTGCTCTTTCTTATCTTCATTTTTGGTGTCATTCCTTTTTTAGCCTTTGTGATTTTGCCGGCGTGGAAAATTGCCATTAGCGATATGAGCGAGGCGGTGAAATAATGAAAAAAATACGCATACAAAATCTTCATAAACTCTATAATCCCAACAAACCAAATGCCTTTCATGCTCTCAAAAATATCTCTTTTGATGTTGAAGATGGCGAAATGGTTATTTTAAAAGGGGTAAGTGGCAGTGGAAAAAGCACACTTCTCTCTCTCATTGGGGGGCTTAGTAAACCAACCGAAGGCGAGATTTTGATTAACGAGCACAACATTGCTAAGTTGCCTGACATTATGAGTTCTGCTTTTCGTCACAAAGAGATAGGGTTTATTTTCCAATCGTTCAATCTTTTGGAAGGGTTGAGTGTCTATCAGAACGTTTTAGCACCACTATCATTGACGCATCTAAGCCAAGAAGAAGTGCAAGAAAAAGTAAATCATGCGATGGCATTAGCCAATATAGAGCATAAAAAAGAGCAAAAAGTCAGTAGCCTCAGTGGTGGTGAAAAGCAACGCTGCGCCATAGCTAGAGCGGTTGTGATGGAGCCAGAGATTATTTTAGCCGATGAACCAACGGCGAATTTAGATAAAGAGAACGCTTTGATTTTTATTGAAATTCTCAAAAAATTTAAAGCACTTCACAAAACCGTCATTATCGCTACGCACGATGTTTTGTTCGATGAACTTGAATGTATCGACAGATATGTTCATATAAGAGACGGAGAAATCATTTAATGTCTATTTTTTTGTCAAATGAAATCATTGTCTTTCTTTTGATAGAGTTGATTTTAATCGTTTTGAT from Sulfurospirillum oryzae encodes the following:
- a CDS encoding ABC transporter permease: MPSKNFVEYAILLLFKDRNDHLFSFLIFSFIVFILSSVLFVSDSLQYDLIKSIKSQPQIVVENTRAGRAYEMHDGYIYDISRITGVSSVEGAVDGYYYFGQKRLWFHIIGDPNLAKDEMLIGQGVQKAMAELYYEDVFHFLTEERMIKVKINKIAPKGTNIISNDAIYLNPNTARAVLGMEVDEYSKLYVTVPNPNEVGEIALKIVEIYPTAKATSQADAIGAVHHLYYYKGGIFMILYVISMVSFFILLKNQISLVYGEKKKEIAILRSLGFCIKDIIALKFIQNIVVSVSAYLLGIALAYVYVFMANAPFLRNIFLGSELENSISLTPVIDLNLLFLIFIFGVIPFLAFVILPAWKIAISDMSEAVK
- a CDS encoding tetratricopeptide repeat protein translates to MKKELLMLIACAVMANAGFIKEGMEAQESGDHKKLIEIYDKACSEGKASGCYNLAVLYVEGTGNVAQDYDKAIKLYTKACDDNFASACHNLGLLYAGGIGVKQDFAKASELYTKACAENEGCTNLGLLYANGAGVKQDYAKAIELYTKACKNEDLMGCNNLGFLYAGGKGVTQDYKKASEYYQKTCDGDIAVGCDNLGLLYATGKGVVQDYKKSSQFYEKACKSGYEQGCNNLGILYAEGKGVSADNAKAKELFKSSCDKGLKIACENAQLLETITK
- a CDS encoding ABC transporter ATP-binding protein; amino-acid sequence: MKKIRIQNLHKLYNPNKPNAFHALKNISFDVEDGEMVILKGVSGSGKSTLLSLIGGLSKPTEGEILINEHNIAKLPDIMSSAFRHKEIGFIFQSFNLLEGLSVYQNVLAPLSLTHLSQEEVQEKVNHAMALANIEHKKEQKVSSLSGGEKQRCAIARAVVMEPEIILADEPTANLDKENALIFIEILKKFKALHKTVIIATHDVLFDELECIDRYVHIRDGEII
- a CDS encoding nitrous oxide reductase accessory protein NosL, giving the protein MVFRVILTLLCLWNLANAEMFQSVPEANATLIQSGKDKYSCPNCGMHLVKFYKTSHAHENHQYCSIHCLYEATLGVIPEDAKVVDTITLELIDVKKAFYVVGSKVKGTMTRTSSYAFGSEKDALTFVSDNGGKVMSFKEAYAIAAEDFPKDFAKPVAKVEKIDTPSDAKCPVCGMFVAKYPQWVAMADGEKKFYFDGVKDMMKYYFSQKLSAEKLYVSDYYKLSKLQAQKAFYVMGSNVYGPMGSELIPFATQEEAQNFARDHNGQKIIGFDDITEKMVKDL